In Bacillus sp. FJAT-45037, the following are encoded in one genomic region:
- the rplO gene encoding 50S ribosomal protein L15, with product MKLHELKPTEGSRKVRNRVGRGIGSGNGKTSGRGHKGQNSRSGGGVRPGFEGGQNPLYRRLPKRGFTNPTRKEFTVINLETLNRFDAGTEVTPELLIESGTVKNVKFGIKILGNGKIEKNLTVKAHKFSASAVEAIEAAGGKTEVI from the coding sequence ATGAAACTTCATGAGTTGAAGCCCACAGAAGGATCTCGCAAAGTACGCAATCGCGTAGGTCGAGGTATAGGTTCTGGTAACGGTAAGACATCAGGTAGAGGTCACAAAGGTCAAAACTCTCGTTCTGGCGGTGGCGTTCGTCCTGGTTTCGAAGGTGGTCAAAATCCACTTTATCGTCGTTTACCAAAACGTGGCTTTACAAACCCGACTCGTAAGGAGTTCACAGTGATTAACCTTGAGACGCTCAACCGTTTTGATGCAGGTACCGAGGTAACACCAGAATTGCTTATTGAATCAGGTACAGTAAAGAACGTTAAGTTCGGAATTAAGATTCTTGGAAACGGGAAGATTGAGAAGAACTTGACAGTTAAGGCACACAAGTTTTCTGCATCAGCAGTAGAGGCAATCGAAGCTGCTGGCGGAAAAACTGAGGTGATTTAA
- the secY gene encoding preprotein translocase subunit SecY produces the protein MFGTISNIIRVGDIRRKVVFTLLMLVVFRIGSFIPVPGANSDVLNFHDQLNAFGFLNTFGGGALGNFSIFAMGIMPYITASIVVQLLQMDVVPKFAEWAKEGEAGRRKLAQFTRYGTIVLGFIQAIGMSVGFNSFFPGLIPNPSISTYLFIALVLTAGTAFLMWLGEQITAQGVGNGISILIFAGIAAGIPNGLNQLYATQIQDAGDQLFLSIVSLLLLALAILAIIVGVIFVQQALRKIPVQYAKRLVGRSPAGGQSTHLPLKVNGAGVIPVIFALSLFIFPPTVAGFFGADNAFAAWVVQVFDYTQPIGMVVYALLIIGFTYFYTFIQVNPEKMAENLKKQGGYVPGIRPGKTTQVYLTRILYRLTFVGALFLATVAIIPVFFTRFMGLPAAIQIGGTGLLIVVGVALDTMKQIEGQLIKRSYKGFIK, from the coding sequence ATGTTCGGGACGATCTCCAACATTATTCGAGTGGGTGACATACGACGTAAGGTTGTTTTCACCCTTCTCATGCTCGTTGTCTTTCGGATCGGTAGCTTCATCCCTGTACCAGGGGCGAACAGTGACGTTCTGAATTTCCACGATCAACTAAATGCGTTTGGTTTTCTGAACACGTTTGGTGGTGGAGCACTCGGTAACTTCTCCATATTTGCAATGGGAATCATGCCATACATCACCGCATCGATTGTTGTTCAATTGTTGCAGATGGATGTTGTACCTAAGTTTGCTGAGTGGGCGAAAGAAGGGGAGGCTGGCCGTCGTAAGCTGGCACAGTTTACCCGTTATGGAACGATCGTTTTAGGATTTATTCAAGCTATAGGGATGTCAGTTGGTTTTAACTCTTTCTTTCCAGGGTTAATTCCAAATCCAAGCATTTCTACTTATTTGTTTATTGCACTTGTTCTTACAGCGGGAACGGCTTTTCTTATGTGGCTCGGTGAACAAATTACTGCTCAGGGAGTAGGGAACGGGATTTCGATTCTTATCTTTGCAGGTATTGCTGCGGGTATACCAAATGGTCTTAACCAGCTGTATGCAACGCAAATTCAAGATGCTGGTGATCAGTTATTCTTGAGTATCGTCTCCCTTCTACTATTAGCCTTAGCTATACTAGCGATTATCGTTGGAGTAATTTTTGTTCAACAAGCACTACGGAAGATTCCTGTTCAATACGCTAAACGCTTAGTTGGTCGTAGTCCAGCAGGTGGACAATCTACACACTTGCCACTTAAAGTGAATGGCGCAGGGGTAATTCCGGTTATCTTTGCATTGTCTCTCTTTATTTTCCCACCAACGGTTGCCGGATTCTTCGGAGCTGATAACGCGTTTGCTGCATGGGTGGTACAAGTGTTTGATTACACTCAACCAATTGGTATGGTTGTGTATGCATTGTTGATCATTGGATTTACGTACTTCTACACATTTATCCAGGTCAATCCTGAAAAAATGGCTGAAAACCTTAAAAAACAAGGTGGCTATGTTCCAGGGATTCGTCCCGGTAAAACAACTCAAGTGTACTTAACACGCATTTTATACCGTTTAACGTTTGTTGGAGCTTTGTTCCTAGCAACTGTAGCAATTATCCCGGTATTCTTCACTCGATTTATGGGGCTTCCTGCCGCTATTCAAATCGGTGGTACTGGATTATTAATTGTCGTTGGTGTAGCATTAGACACGATGAAACAGATCGAAGGACAGCTTATTAAACGTTCTTATAAAGGCTTTATTAAGTAA